One stretch of Pedobacter riviphilus DNA includes these proteins:
- a CDS encoding SDR family oxidoreductase, translating to MNKNKTALVVGANGVIGGNLISHLESLGDWDIIGLSRRGGTDTDKTRYISVDLLDLQDSKKQLSSLTSITHIFYAAYQDKSTWAELVAPNLAMLVNVVNTIESIAKDLQHISLMQGYKVYGAHYGPFKTPAKETDGGHMPPEFNIDQQQFLEAQQKGKKWNWSALRPSVVAGTALGNPMNLLSVIAVYASISKELGLPLRFPGKLGAYDKLLDITDARLLAKATVWAATNPACANQAFNITNGDLIRWNDLWPKIAAYFKMDTALRFKCLCKPLWLINRLCGHSCKKNITWLNTVMKKCQHGHLVTLFFHETTISSQMVPKPGGWVFTNISIPKKCFSICLTNLNAKKLSRTSFLALQICYLLIEIISQLMLTLFSAIFIIELMF from the coding sequence ATGAATAAAAATAAAACAGCATTGGTTGTGGGGGCAAATGGTGTAATTGGCGGTAATTTAATCAGCCATTTAGAAAGCCTTGGCGATTGGGATATTATCGGTTTATCGCGTCGGGGTGGGACAGATACAGATAAAACCAGGTACATTTCTGTAGATCTGCTCGATTTACAGGACAGTAAGAAACAATTGAGCTCCTTAACCAGCATAACACATATTTTTTATGCCGCGTATCAAGATAAATCTACATGGGCAGAGCTGGTAGCACCTAACCTGGCGATGCTTGTAAATGTGGTTAATACTATTGAAAGTATTGCGAAAGACTTACAGCACATCAGTTTAATGCAAGGCTATAAAGTATACGGGGCGCATTACGGTCCTTTTAAAACACCCGCAAAAGAAACCGATGGCGGACATATGCCTCCGGAGTTTAATATAGACCAGCAACAGTTTCTTGAGGCACAACAAAAGGGTAAAAAATGGAATTGGTCTGCGCTCCGTCCATCAGTAGTTGCAGGTACCGCATTGGGCAATCCAATGAATTTGCTTTCCGTAATCGCGGTTTATGCATCTATATCCAAAGAATTGGGTTTACCTTTACGCTTTCCAGGTAAATTAGGTGCTTACGATAAACTTTTAGATATTACAGACGCCAGATTATTGGCTAAGGCAACGGTATGGGCGGCTACAAACCCTGCATGTGCCAATCAGGCTTTTAATATTACCAATGGTGATCTGATTCGCTGGAACGACCTTTGGCCTAAAATTGCAGCTTATTTTAAGATGGATACTGCCCTCCGCTTCAAATGCCTTTGCAAACCATTATGGCTGATAAATCGGCTTTGTGGACACAGCTGCAAGAAAAACATAACCTGGTTAAACACAGTTATGAAGAAGTGTCAGCATGGGCATTTGGTGACTTTGTTTTTTCATGAGACTACGATTTCTTCTCAGATGGTACCAAAGCCAGGCGGTTGGGTTTTCACGAATATATCGATACCGAAAAAATGTTTTTCGATCTGTTTGACGAACTTAAACGCAAAAAAGTTATCCCGAACTAGTTTTCTGGCCTTACAGATTTGTTATCTGTTGATAGAAATTATTAGTCAGCTGATGCTGACCTTATTCAGCGCTATTTTTATTATAGAACTAATGTTCTAA
- a CDS encoding SulP family inorganic anion transporter translates to MKPYLQLFDFSKKINYKTEILAGLTVAMTMIPESLSFAILAGFPPLTGLYAAFIMGLVTAVLGGRPGLVSGGAGATVITLIALMKSQGIEYVFAAVALAGAIQIMVGLFKLGKFVRLVPQPVMFGFVNGLAVIIFMSQLEQFKTLVNGKIVWLSGTPLYIMLALVLLTVAIVIILPKITKAIPSSLVAIIVVFLIVLGFGIDTKLVKDIASVNGGFPPFHIPKVPLNLDMLKIIFPYSLIMAGVGLTEGLLTLNLVDEITETKGDRNRESIAQGIANITNGFFTGMGGCPMIAQTLVNLSAGARARLSGIIAALTILVIILVGAPVIDRVPMAALVGVMMMVAIGTFEWMSFKVINKMPVQDIIIGILVAVITIWLHNLALAVLIGVIISALVFAWESSKRIRASKYTDASGVKTYEIFGPLFFGSIANFNELFDVAHDPQHIIIDFKHSRVFDMSGIDALNKLTERYRSVDKELQLKHLSNDCKRLLKNADQIIAVNIIEDPTYRVATER, encoded by the coding sequence ATGAAGCCCTACCTGCAACTTTTCGATTTTTCTAAGAAGATAAATTATAAAACTGAAATTCTTGCAGGTTTAACAGTGGCCATGACCATGATCCCCGAATCGTTATCGTTTGCCATTCTTGCGGGTTTCCCTCCTTTAACAGGTTTATACGCTGCTTTTATTATGGGTTTGGTTACTGCCGTTTTAGGCGGCAGGCCAGGTTTGGTTTCTGGTGGTGCAGGTGCAACGGTAATTACGCTCATTGCTTTAATGAAAAGCCAGGGTATAGAATATGTTTTTGCAGCAGTAGCATTAGCGGGCGCAATCCAGATTATGGTTGGGTTGTTTAAACTGGGGAAATTTGTAAGGCTGGTTCCGCAGCCGGTAATGTTTGGCTTCGTTAACGGTTTGGCGGTTATTATTTTTATGTCGCAGCTAGAACAGTTCAAAACTCTTGTTAACGGTAAGATCGTGTGGTTAAGTGGCACTCCTTTATATATTATGCTGGCTTTGGTATTGCTCACGGTGGCAATAGTGATTATTCTGCCTAAAATAACCAAGGCCATTCCATCCTCACTGGTGGCTATTATTGTGGTTTTTCTTATTGTTTTAGGTTTTGGAATTGATACCAAACTGGTTAAAGATATTGCTTCAGTAAATGGTGGTTTTCCGCCATTTCATATTCCGAAAGTGCCGCTGAATCTGGATATGCTGAAGATCATTTTTCCCTATTCACTCATTATGGCAGGTGTGGGCTTAACAGAAGGCCTGCTTACCCTGAATCTGGTTGATGAAATTACAGAAACCAAAGGTGATAGGAACAGGGAAAGTATTGCACAGGGAATTGCCAATATTACAAACGGCTTTTTTACAGGTATGGGCGGTTGCCCAATGATTGCCCAAACGCTGGTTAACCTCTCAGCAGGTGCCAGGGCACGGTTGTCGGGTATTATTGCGGCTTTAACTATATTGGTAATTATTTTGGTGGGCGCTCCGGTAATAGATCGGGTGCCCATGGCTGCCTTGGTTGGTGTAATGATGATGGTAGCCATTGGTACTTTTGAGTGGATGAGCTTTAAAGTAATTAATAAAATGCCTGTACAGGATATTATCATTGGTATCCTGGTGGCTGTAATTACAATTTGGTTGCATAATCTGGCACTTGCCGTATTAATAGGCGTAATTATTTCGGCACTTGTTTTTGCTTGGGAAAGTTCTAAGCGAATACGTGCCAGTAAATATACCGATGCCAGTGGTGTAAAGACCTATGAAATATTCGGCCCCTTGTTTTTTGGATCGATTGCTAATTTTAATGAGCTGTTTGATGTGGCCCATGATCCCCAGCACATCATAATTGATTTTAAGCATAGCCGTGTTTTTGATATGTCGGGTATTGATGCGCTGAATAAACTAACCGAACGCTACCGTTCGGTTGATAAAGAGCTCCAATTAAAGCACCTGAGTAACGACTGTAAACGCTTGTTGAAAAATGCTGATCAGATTATAGCGGTGAACATTATAGAAGACCCTACCTATCGGGTAGCTACCGAAAGATAA
- a CDS encoding SusC/RagA family TonB-linked outer membrane protein encodes MRYLWACLGFFAAFTLNVLPVFSAGKKLHKGLTTNLLVLQDTTKIKLVSLKDSLRKDSLNQIKQKTLYNKLSGGVQKNTRDLSLFPAISLQQNLKGNYAGLYVQEPSGEPGTIQNMFLRGAPMPLLSKKDVYASQPLVVLDGIPLIGEHPFAFDIQQYDFNRIGPATNLLSTIDINNIASVEVLSDLASTAIYGPRGVNGVILLKSKTPDGIARSISFNSYIGMVQKPTVNTINGKYENAFRQRFYDIYTTNGRYSDDEAYPVYLSDSLNNVYSGKSDWTDLYYKNALVYGINLGLTGGSDRASFRFSLGNTKSEGVADGTGLDRYSAMFNINMKPVKWLLFSAMINGNRLNRNRNRSLRDRFAQINYFPDLSAPLSPNKDYYASYLNEYTKGFDDNKTNSIQGFAKLVGTLGKFKISSSFNVDYNEGYRDIFYARTLLQGNSYASNYYGFNQRLMMDNKVTYDLNLKNVHDFHFELGQSMMWDIYKYNYAYAYKGANDYIKINLLDSKPKNDDGSDNGAYLTPVAFPRELTYRFLDKTVDNLLSFYGKVNYSYNNKYFVSGTLRLDGSSNAQPTKRWFYSPVISAAWNVKNELLKDSRLVDDLVLRASVGRLGRTFIYDNYAQGPQYTASVGYTGNLTVPGYNAIGVLTRPYSFGWVGYNVPWSYSDQLNIGVDVAMLKNRLHVSADFYTKAEKNQLLGIPSYAEYGYKQSIESGLNMSNTGVDLTINALVIAQNKFSWNSALNLNHNSNKLTALPRGLNEIIIGNRFLKVGQPVDQYWLLENEGIYTANNQVPVVNGQPLKYNGTPLKAGDPRWKDQNGDNIIDERDKVLKGHSLPVLSGGFDNAFTYGNWSLGTNLYFNLGRKLINQDMANRFDFVNREGNTDMTSVKEITFWEKRGDYSKYPLYNPWSTVIPYRTDQDLFLENASFLKLRSVSLGYDLGTVLKKKNIKINKFFVYGSVNNVFVITPYTGQDPELVSYDGIDTGYGQPIPRTYTLGVKMEL; translated from the coding sequence ATGCGATACTTATGGGCGTGCCTTGGCTTTTTTGCAGCGTTTACATTAAACGTTTTACCAGTTTTTTCGGCAGGTAAAAAGCTTCATAAAGGCCTAACAACCAATCTTCTTGTTCTACAGGATACGACTAAAATTAAGTTAGTTTCCTTAAAAGATTCATTGAGAAAAGACAGCTTAAACCAGATTAAGCAAAAAACACTTTACAATAAGTTATCTGGTGGTGTACAGAAAAACACCAGAGATTTATCTCTTTTCCCCGCCATTTCCTTACAGCAAAATTTAAAGGGCAATTATGCAGGCCTGTACGTTCAGGAGCCATCAGGCGAACCTGGTACCATACAGAATATGTTTTTAAGGGGAGCCCCCATGCCGCTCTTATCTAAAAAGGATGTATATGCCTCACAGCCATTGGTGGTGCTGGATGGGATCCCGCTCATTGGCGAGCATCCATTCGCTTTTGATATCCAGCAGTACGATTTCAACAGGATTGGTCCGGCTACTAATTTGCTCAGTACCATCGATATTAACAATATCGCATCGGTAGAGGTATTAAGCGATTTAGCCAGTACCGCTATTTATGGCCCGCGGGGTGTAAATGGGGTAATCCTGCTTAAATCTAAAACGCCTGATGGCATTGCGCGTAGCATTAGCTTTAACTCGTACATCGGTATGGTGCAAAAGCCAACCGTTAATACCATTAATGGTAAGTACGAAAATGCATTCAGACAACGCTTTTACGACATCTATACCACAAATGGCAGGTACTCTGACGACGAGGCTTACCCGGTTTATCTGAGCGATTCATTAAACAATGTATATAGTGGTAAATCAGACTGGACCGATTTATACTATAAAAATGCACTGGTTTATGGCATCAATTTAGGCTTAACAGGAGGTTCGGATAGGGCAAGTTTCAGGTTCTCGCTGGGTAATACCAAAAGCGAGGGGGTAGCCGATGGAACTGGTTTAGACCGTTACAGTGCTATGTTTAATATTAATATGAAACCTGTTAAATGGTTATTGTTTTCTGCAATGATTAACGGTAACCGTTTAAACCGTAACCGCAACAGAAGTTTAAGAGACCGTTTTGCACAGATTAATTATTTCCCGGATTTAAGTGCACCACTGTCTCCCAATAAAGATTATTATGCCAGTTACCTGAACGAGTACACTAAAGGTTTCGACGATAATAAAACCAATAGCATACAGGGTTTTGCCAAGCTGGTAGGGACTTTGGGTAAATTTAAAATAAGCTCTTCGTTCAACGTAGATTATAATGAAGGTTACCGGGATATTTTTTATGCCCGTACATTATTGCAGGGAAATAGCTACGCTTCCAACTACTACGGATTTAACCAACGCTTAATGATGGACAATAAGGTTACTTATGATCTGAACCTTAAAAACGTGCATGATTTCCATTTTGAGCTGGGCCAATCGATGATGTGGGATATTTATAAGTACAACTATGCTTATGCTTATAAAGGTGCCAACGATTATATCAAAATTAACTTATTGGATTCTAAACCTAAAAATGATGATGGTTCAGATAACGGAGCTTATTTAACACCGGTTGCCTTCCCAAGAGAACTTACTTACCGCTTTTTAGATAAAACAGTGGATAACCTGCTGTCATTTTATGGTAAGGTAAATTATTCGTACAACAATAAATATTTCGTTTCGGGCACCCTGCGCTTAGATGGTTCGTCTAATGCGCAGCCAACCAAACGCTGGTTTTATTCTCCGGTAATTTCTGCAGCATGGAATGTTAAAAACGAATTGCTGAAGGATAGCAGGTTGGTTGATGATTTAGTTTTAAGAGCGAGCGTTGGCCGTTTAGGCAGGACATTTATCTACGATAACTACGCACAGGGACCACAATATACCGCATCAGTTGGTTATACCGGAAACTTAACGGTACCGGGCTACAATGCTATTGGTGTGCTTACCAGGCCTTACTCTTTTGGTTGGGTAGGATATAACGTGCCATGGTCGTACTCTGATCAGTTAAACATTGGTGTAGATGTGGCGATGCTTAAAAACCGCCTGCATGTATCGGCTGATTTTTATACCAAGGCCGAGAAAAACCAGTTGCTGGGCATCCCATCATATGCTGAATATGGTTACAAACAATCGATAGAAAGCGGCCTGAACATGAGCAATACCGGGGTTGATTTAACCATTAACGCATTGGTAATTGCACAAAACAAATTCTCGTGGAATTCGGCCCTTAACCTGAACCACAACAGCAATAAGTTAACGGCATTGCCAAGAGGCTTAAACGAAATTATTATCGGTAACCGGTTCTTAAAAGTAGGTCAGCCGGTAGATCAGTATTGGTTATTGGAAAACGAAGGTATTTACACCGCAAATAACCAGGTACCGGTAGTAAACGGACAGCCATTAAAATACAATGGTACTCCATTAAAAGCTGGCGATCCACGCTGGAAAGATCAGAATGGCGATAACATTATCGACGAAAGAGATAAAGTATTGAAAGGCCATTCGTTACCGGTTTTATCGGGTGGTTTCGATAACGCTTTTACCTACGGGAACTGGAGCTTAGGTACCAACCTGTATTTCAATCTGGGCCGCAAACTGATTAACCAGGATATGGCCAATCGCTTTGATTTTGTAAACCGCGAGGGCAATACGGATATGACATCGGTAAAAGAAATTACTTTCTGGGAAAAAAGGGGCGATTACAGCAAATATCCGCTGTATAACCCATGGAGTACTGTAATCCCTTACCGTACCGATCAGGATTTGTTTTTAGAAAATGCTTCATTCCTAAAACTGAGATCTGTTTCACTTGGATACGATTTGGGAACCGTATTGAAAAAGAAGAACATCAAAATCAACAAGTTTTTTGTATACGGATCGGTTAATAATGTATTTGTAATTACCCCTTATACCGGGCAAGATCCTGAGCTGGTAAGTTACGATGGTATTGATACCGGTTATGGTCAGCCTATACCAAGAACGTATACCCTGGGTGTTAAAATGGAATTATAA
- a CDS encoding RagB/SusD family nutrient uptake outer membrane protein, protein MMKKILYTFLLAIVVLSGCNKALETDSTRVVGEKNMWNTVEDARAGIMGVYALTRAALSDNNGHWIYGDVRTGEFTSPKRQDLKAIISNNLNASYPVVESLSDWTRFYAIVNGANVFLENVAHVRATDKRYSDNNMTVDMAQARFLRAFAYFYMVRIWGDIPFIISSNEGVFENKPRESQAKILAWVESEMLRAAADLPYIYSGGDIQQPSNYYNEDRTRWGGALATKVTAYAVLAHVAAWTADYSSVAKYAKFVEDNYGRSGGGFTSVTDLSNSNGFFYNKNFRQMFGFNSDYGHIDGSSTGHIEELTLAEPIITKAIPDIYLPKDSILKYFNLPKDERFAVDTLGQSKFDRYFTNLNGKYPIFSKIKVIQGGGTDPNFRYFTSALIFTRLEDIVLLRAEALSVLGDQEGAKNELLQVITRRVTSGTEVVIDLTKVDILKMIFEERHRELMGEGQRWYDMIRYNKIRQNDAKFMTLINSGGIYWPISRKLLLQNNLLTQNTYWR, encoded by the coding sequence ATGATGAAGAAGATATTATACACATTTCTGTTGGCTATAGTGGTTTTATCAGGTTGTAATAAAGCCCTTGAAACCGATTCGACCCGCGTTGTGGGCGAGAAAAACATGTGGAACACAGTTGAAGATGCAAGAGCAGGTATTATGGGCGTTTATGCACTTACCCGTGCTGCACTATCTGATAACAATGGACACTGGATTTATGGTGATGTAAGAACAGGCGAATTTACAAGTCCTAAAAGACAAGACCTTAAAGCCATCATCAGTAATAATTTAAATGCATCATACCCTGTGGTAGAATCACTTTCTGATTGGACCCGGTTTTATGCCATTGTTAACGGAGCAAATGTTTTTCTGGAAAATGTTGCCCATGTTAGGGCTACCGATAAACGTTACTCGGATAACAATATGACAGTAGATATGGCACAAGCCCGGTTTTTAAGGGCTTTTGCTTATTTTTACATGGTACGTATCTGGGGCGATATACCTTTCATTATCTCCTCAAACGAAGGGGTATTTGAAAATAAGCCGCGTGAGAGTCAGGCTAAGATTTTAGCATGGGTAGAAAGCGAAATGTTAAGGGCCGCTGCCGATCTGCCATACATTTACAGTGGAGGAGATATTCAGCAACCCAGCAATTACTACAACGAAGACAGGACCCGTTGGGGTGGTGCACTAGCCACAAAAGTTACGGCCTATGCCGTTTTAGCACATGTTGCCGCCTGGACAGCCGATTATTCGAGCGTGGCCAAATATGCCAAATTTGTAGAAGACAATTATGGCAGAAGCGGTGGCGGTTTTACTTCAGTAACCGATTTAAGCAACTCGAACGGATTTTTCTATAATAAAAACTTCAGGCAGATGTTTGGCTTTAACTCCGATTATGGCCACATTGATGGTTCATCAACCGGTCATATTGAAGAACTGACACTGGCTGAGCCAATCATTACCAAAGCGATACCAGATATTTATTTGCCTAAAGATTCCATTTTAAAATACTTCAACCTGCCGAAAGATGAAAGATTTGCTGTTGATACTTTAGGGCAGTCAAAATTCGACAGGTATTTCACCAACTTAAATGGTAAGTACCCCATCTTCAGTAAAATAAAGGTAATTCAGGGTGGGGGTACCGATCCGAACTTCAGGTACTTTACCAGCGCTTTAATTTTTACCCGCTTAGAAGATATTGTGCTTTTGCGTGCCGAAGCTTTGTCGGTATTAGGCGATCAGGAAGGGGCTAAAAACGAATTGCTCCAGGTAATAACCAGAAGGGTAACCTCAGGAACAGAGGTTGTGATAGACCTAACCAAGGTTGATATTCTCAAAATGATTTTTGAAGAAAGGCACCGCGAGTTAATGGGCGAAGGACAGCGCTGGTACGATATGATCCGCTACAATAAAATCAGACAGAACGATGCCAAATTTATGACCCTGATTAATTCGGGTGGCATTTACTGGCCAATTTCGCGTAAGCTTTTATTGCAAAATAATTTATTAACACAGAATACTTACTGGCGCTAA
- a CDS encoding fasciclin domain-containing protein has product MKPSSAFKLRNEMLKRLMASLPLKYNHNQMKKFVKYAGAITMLLLLALVYSACKKNGGYYDATDETAPFSGNIYEYLKSKPGVYDSLIVAVDRMGLKKTLTDSNVTLFAVTNPSFQLALRNLNTLRKQSDKDPLFLSNIDGVQLDTMISYYIIRGVKPTDSLKLQDGLNLTSVKVAYPMHAKSVKGSASGQVGAGPEVIEFSNTKKSKFIRNWSTSTTASNNIRTKNGIVHVISPDHLFGFDGFVTRLTFVPPPPNLMATVGGTFSTNRENGGGPTSGENSKKVIDGDDHTKFLCDLQGFLTMQFKLKTPEVSSVYTLTSANDGVERDPKAWTYEGSQDGVTWTELHRVTNFFFEERYQQKVFRCTNTVAYQYYRVNITELRSGGVFQLAEWTINKTK; this is encoded by the coding sequence ATGAAACCATCATCAGCTTTCAAATTGCGCAACGAAATGCTTAAGCGCTTGATGGCTTCATTACCATTAAAATACAATCATAATCAGATGAAAAAATTTGTAAAATATGCGGGAGCCATAACCATGCTTTTATTGCTCGCCCTGGTGTATTCGGCCTGTAAAAAGAACGGCGGCTATTACGATGCTACCGATGAGACCGCGCCGTTTTCGGGAAATATATACGAATATTTAAAAAGCAAGCCTGGTGTTTACGATTCGCTCATTGTAGCGGTTGACAGGATGGGGCTGAAAAAAACACTTACGGATAGTAATGTGACTTTGTTTGCTGTTACCAATCCTAGTTTTCAACTGGCTTTGCGCAACTTAAATACCTTAAGAAAACAATCAGATAAAGATCCTTTGTTCCTATCGAATATTGATGGTGTACAATTGGATACCATGATTTCTTACTACATCATCAGGGGTGTAAAACCAACCGATTCTTTAAAACTACAGGATGGTTTGAACTTAACCAGTGTAAAGGTTGCTTACCCCATGCATGCCAAATCGGTAAAAGGATCGGCATCGGGGCAGGTAGGTGCCGGACCTGAAGTAATCGAATTCAGCAATACCAAAAAAAGCAAGTTTATCAGAAACTGGTCTACCAGTACAACGGCTTCCAATAATATCCGCACCAAAAACGGAATTGTACATGTAATCAGCCCCGATCACCTTTTTGGTTTCGATGGCTTTGTTACCCGTTTAACCTTTGTGCCGCCACCACCAAACTTAATGGCTACCGTGGGTGGTACTTTCTCTACCAACCGCGAAAATGGTGGTGGGCCAACCAGTGGCGAGAACTCCAAAAAAGTAATCGATGGGGATGACCACACCAAGTTCTTATGCGATTTGCAGGGCTTCTTAACCATGCAGTTTAAGCTTAAAACGCCAGAAGTATCGTCGGTTTATACGCTAACATCGGCTAATGATGGAGTAGAAAGAGATCCGAAAGCCTGGACTTACGAGGGCTCTCAGGATGGTGTAACCTGGACCGAACTGCACCGTGTTACCAACTTCTTCTTCGAAGAAAGGTACCAGCAAAAAGTATTCAGGTGTACCAATACCGTGGCCTACCAATATTACCGCGTAAATATTACCGAGTTAAGAAGTGGTGGTGTATTCCAGCTGGCCGAATGGACAATTAATAAAACGAAATAG
- a CDS encoding DUF5007 domain-containing protein — translation MKSILKKEHLFVAFALVVLSGCKKLYNLPDEKDYLSNNVNFSNKILEPIIGRNNLIGGFNGDNSTAPITFEIVNARFGDGRPVSDIFQRVPTYVWTAPYTGLEKSLAEIEAKRKLEEHSLLEIRSSGQFILWASATNQLISPRPTDSTNFSQDTRFFDVKVKNTGGERLIRDFQIRPFRERPYEPSNDFNAYTGLPAPDPKFPLDKKLRDYIRPYLNNVIGANSNKNLVSNNDQKDVVVYIRPFTGGNGHSLRIKVLDKDSVEINPVKFNETVWDKMIHGFNMQKTDKYVQYDVAYPIPLVEIPTSYATGGSRAKAELSYSRGSFGGGRIIANFGIDFAIYKAGDWEIVFHFKTDNPKFVSE, via the coding sequence ATGAAGTCAATCCTAAAAAAGGAACATCTTTTTGTAGCGTTTGCGCTGGTTGTTTTGAGCGGATGTAAAAAACTGTACAATTTGCCTGACGAAAAAGATTACTTAAGTAATAATGTAAATTTTAGCAATAAAATTCTCGAGCCAATTATTGGTCGTAATAATTTAATTGGCGGCTTTAATGGCGATAATTCAACAGCCCCAATCACTTTCGAAATTGTTAATGCAAGATTTGGAGATGGCCGGCCGGTGAGCGATATTTTTCAAAGGGTACCTACTTACGTTTGGACTGCCCCTTATACGGGTTTAGAAAAAAGCCTGGCCGAAATCGAAGCCAAAAGAAAACTGGAGGAGCATTCGCTATTGGAAATCCGTTCTTCAGGGCAGTTTATTTTATGGGCATCGGCAACCAATCAACTCATCAGCCCAAGGCCAACAGATAGTACCAATTTTTCGCAGGATACCCGTTTTTTCGATGTAAAAGTTAAAAATACAGGTGGAGAGCGATTAATTAGAGACTTCCAGATCAGGCCATTCAGAGAACGCCCTTACGAGCCATCTAACGATTTTAATGCTTACACGGGCTTGCCTGCCCCTGATCCTAAATTTCCGCTTGATAAAAAACTAAGAGATTATATCCGCCCTTATTTAAACAACGTAATCGGAGCTAACAGCAATAAAAACCTGGTCAGCAATAACGATCAGAAAGATGTGGTGGTTTACATCCGCCCGTTTACAGGTGGCAACGGACACTCTTTACGAATAAAAGTTTTAGATAAAGATTCGGTAGAAATTAATCCGGTAAAATTCAACGAAACCGTGTGGGATAAAATGATACATGGTTTTAACATGCAGAAAACCGATAAATACGTACAGTACGATGTGGCTTATCCAATTCCGCTGGTAGAAATACCAACCTCGTACGCTACGGGCGGTTCGAGGGCAAAGGCCGAGCTGAGTTACTCGAGAGGTTCATTCGGTGGTGGACGTATCATTGCCAACTTCGGTATCGATTTCGCCATTTATAAGGCAGGCGACTGGGAAATTGTATTTCATTTTAAAACAGATAACCCAAAATTTGTCAGCGAGTAG